In Oncorhynchus mykiss isolate Arlee chromosome 19, USDA_OmykA_1.1, whole genome shotgun sequence, the sequence ctgtcacatccaacctggattgatatttggttttaatgcagaGGAGTGTACTGAATCCAGGTTCACACAGATATGAGCTTGCGAAGGGTAGCCTGCCATAagttttatggtgctttcaagacaactgggaacttggaaaaatAAGATGTTGTGATTTGATATCTTATTTTTCCGTCAGTGATCTTTAGGTCGGAAAATCAGAGCTccagaaagaggcctgagttcccaaGTTGGAATTCTGAGTTAGATGACGGTTCATACCAAtctttcccagtcggagctcgtttctTTCTGAGCTCCCAGTTGcattgaacgcactgaagtcagaaGTCGGAGATTTCAGAGTTCCCATGTCAGAGTTTCCAGCTGTGTTGAACGCAGGCATTAATGCTCAGAGGGAGACTGCAGGGTATTCTCTTTTAGTCCCTTTGGCCTACACACCGTCCCCATGACGGAGCCCATCTGTGCAAAAGCCCACCGTTCGATCCCATATGGAATCAGTTTTTCGACGATATAACGCAACACACTGAACATCCCATAGGCCGTTTCATTCTTGGAAATCGTGAGAAATAACAATATGTCCTTGTGAATAGCATCCCCTGACATGTATAGCGAACAAAAGTCGATGCATGGCAATCTCGGTCCTCACAGCTAACGTCCATTTGGAGAGCATAAGCTGGGGAGTTTGAGGTGTTCAGTCCGTTTCCTCTTGATTGCTAGCAATATCATGCATTATTTGTTTAACCGTGTTATCTGATAAAGGTATTAATGTGAGTGTCTGTGCCTCTGATTCCccacacattgttttcaccatatcaatTGCGGCCGgtagtgtgtggtttcatagcgTAGCGGACCTAGCCAatcagacagatatagagagaggtATGTTACTTCTAATTTCAAAGTTCACACATGACCCCACATATAATACAAGAtaattacaccagataggacagactgaccctagccccccagcacatagactattgcagcatagatgcTGGGTACTGAGACAGAAGGGGGGGGGACACACTTTACATCCCATCACGcccttctctctttcccacaTGCCTGGATCCTGCTCCCAACCTTATGTAGACAACCCATTGATCAGATGGACTGATTATAAGAAGTAACAACAAAAGCTAGCTGTTGTTTACCTTGATTTGAAATTTAAGAAGAGCAAAAATAAATCTGTTATCTCTAAAAGGATTTACAGATTTAAGTCAATGGATGTatagagtgagtgagagggaggggaagagcgggggggggggaagaggtcGGTAGACCTAGCAGTACTACATGTGGAGTCTGCTGGCTCACGCTCCACACGTAGCTCTGTCATTAAACCTTCAACATCCTGGCAGCCTGCCAGCTTTGCTCTGTGTGTGGACTTCCCCTTCCTCGctgtcttcctttctctcttgttTCACGTGTTTTCACTGTTCTTTGACAACACTGTGCGTACATGCATATGTTCCCCGACTGTAGACCGTAAACACTGGGTGTGTCATAATACTCCTTTCCTCAGCACGTGCTGAGATATGATGATGTGCAAATGAACTAAAGGATCACTTGACCAGATAAGGCCCTTGTGATGTTGCTTCTGAAGAGTGATTTTATTGCAGATTTATTATGTAGGTGTATGCATGCATCAATCGATCAGTAatcaaaggagagagaaaagtttGATTTATATGATGCATGTCTAAAGGTTGCTGTTAAATTGTAAATGTAATTTTCCCTGACATAAGACCAAAAGATTTGTCCCTTTGCATTGTATCCTAGCAACTGGAAAGGAAAAGCATAGTTTTTTTAGCTACCGCTGTGCTTGTCACACTACCTTCAGGGAAGTCACTTATTAGGCAACGCAGTGGCTGAATTCAATGTGTAAGCAGTCTGAGTCCAGTGACCTTTTTCTGTAATGTGAGGGTCGAAGGTCAAACCTCTATAGGCACGAACAGGACCTCCTGTTTCCTAAGGGTTAGGAAGGTACAGCTGAAATAATACAACCACAAGGTCAAATAGGAgttgcttatatttgtcctgttgcACAAATTCTGTACAAGTGTTTGGTGAAATGGAAATGTTAGGGttaagttacatttttttttttgcctctgggattcaaactagcaacctttcggtaactggcccaatgctctaaccgctaagctacctgccacatATTGTGGAATCCCAATATCTGATCACGTTTCAACAAAATATTTGGGTCCAATCCTGTtcctttgcatctgcactgtatCACACAAGCAAAATATCTATCGCACGTTGCCCAAATCAAATATCATTTGACAAAATGTTGCCTTGACTGGGCCTCTAGCAAACCTATCTGATCCAATGTGTCTACTCTTGGCCCCTTGACCACAAGCGTTTTCATTAGCATGGCTTTGATGGCTTTTCTTGGCTTTCTTATCACAAGATAAATGACGAGTTTGGTTAATTGTGTTTCCTTGGACTGCTAACTGAATGCACGTAGGCCAGTCCTTCTGAAACCACAACGCACCCTCGCCACGCAATGCTTACAGGACATTTTTGCAACCAAGGTATTTACCCATAAATCTGGTCTTGTTCTATTTTTGTCTCTGAAATGCAGAagctatttctgtatttttagAATATTCCAAGGCCACTGAAAAATACACATACTTTCCCACACGAAGGCTTCTGTAATTGGGTACACTACAGTCTGTTTGTTACATATTATCTAATGATTATTAGCGAGTATACTAAATATAATGTGGAATGGACTCAGAattgatgttttttgtttgtctatTCCAGGCGATGGTGGCGTGCTATCCAGGAAATGGGACGGGATATGTTAAACATGTGGACAATCCCAACGCTGACGGTCGCTGTGTCACCTGTATCTACTACCTGAACAAGAACTGGAACGCAGAGGTGGAGTGGTAGATTCATTACACATGCATTCCATAATCCATTAAATTAACTACacaagtattattatttttacatatttattgaatatatattaaacattattacatgTATACATTCTTATGACATATATTTATTGTCACCTATTATAAAATAATTTAGGTGCAATCAACGCCAATCCTTTTAAATTAGTTACATTTCCAAGAAAGTCACTTTTGTATTTTTCGATGGTTTAGTTCCCGCTATAACATAATTAACGTTATTATATTTAAGCATGGTTTATTTTTAGACTATGAAAATGTGAGATGTTGCCATAAAAATAGTACGCCCACCGCTTGTTTGAAAACACCCTTTGGCTTCTGATCTTTGTAAAATGCATACCAAGCCTTTTCTAGCTTAACTTCTTGTTCTGTGAAGCTGAAGTCAACCATATGTATCTGTTATGTTGCAGGAGCATGGAGGAATTCTTAGGATTTTTCCTGAGGGCAAATCCTACGTTGCCGATGTTGAGCCCCTGTTTGACAGACTGTTGTTCTTCTGGTCAGATAGAAGGAATCCACACGAGGTGCTGCCGTCATATGCAACAAGGTCTGTATGATGCATCACACTGTTGTTATGAAAAtgtgtattataataataataatgcgaTAAAGATGCAGTGTAATTATGTATTAATCATTTAGAATTTTGCTTTGTTCCAGATAtgctgtaacagtgtggtatTTTGATTCAGAAGAAAGAGCAGAGGCGAAGAGACGGTTCAGAGACTTAACAGGTACATTTCTCCACTGGATCAATTAACTACGTTACATCTATGTGTAAACAAAAACCTTCGCTAACGTTTTACATTAAGTTGCTCTTATTCCTGCGCAGTAATAAATTGCAGTTATATAGCACTGACATTCGGTTACAACCTGTATCCTAATCATTAATGGCATTCATCTGTCTGTTTCAGCCTCCACTCAGGACCAGGACAGAAGAACCATGAAGAACTGTGACCTTTAGAGACTCCATCTTGTGTGACACAATAGAAGAATGAATCTCAAATCCTTCGTGCTGACTGAGAGTTTTCACACTTTGATCTAATCACTGTTTGGATTTGGGTATCTCTTCTAAAAGCTACAAAGATGTGTGCTTGATGGCTTTGTACATTATTTTTCTATTAAATTATTTGCTGCTCTTTCAATAACCAGGGTACTCATTACTGTTTTTAAACCCAAGTGTCCTGGATCAACCCAAATAACACTGTACTACTTCTTGAAATGTCTTCATCCTCCTGAGACCCAGCAATTCATTtctgtccactctaatggacagTAATTGTTGATCCCTATCTCTGAGGCCATACA encodes:
- the LOC110497687 gene encoding prolyl hydroxylase EGLN3, giving the protein MPLLQHALDTDLERLALDLIVPSLLDQGFFYVDNFLGELVGHFVLDQVKELHSSGVLQDGQLAGPDRSCGISKRNIRGDKIAWVSGVERGCEAINILLTLIDKLVTHCIGRLGKSIIRERSKAMVACYPGNGTGYVKHVDNPNADGRCVTCIYYLNKNWNAEEHGGILRIFPEGKSYVADVEPLFDRLLFFWSDRRNPHEVLPSYATRYAVTVWYFDSEERAEAKRRFRDLTASTQDQDRRTMKNCDL